The stretch of DNA CCCTGAACGCCACGCGCATCGTCATCGCCCACCGCCTCTCCACGGTCATGGACGCGGACCGGGTCATCGTCATGTCGGAGGGCCGAGTCGTACAACAGGGCCCGCCCGCACAGCTGTTGGCGGATACGGGCGGGCGGCTGCATGAGCTGGTGCGGCGACAGATGCAGTGACGGGCTACGTCGTCCCCGCGGCGCTGGTCCCGGCCGCGTACCGCCAGAAGTCCCGCATCAGTTCGGGGAAGCTTGGCCCGCCCATCTGCAGCTGGCTGAACATGAGCGTGACCGTGCCGGTGGACGGTGTGATGTGTGCCGTCGTTCCCGTGCCGCCGACCCAGCCGTAGCGTCCCGGCACGTTCCACGGTTCGACGGCCTCGACATCCACCGCGCCGCCGAAACCCCAGCCCATCCCTTCGAGGAACAGACCTGCGGACTCCCGCTCGGGCGTGGTGAGTTGGTTGGTGGTCATCCGCCGTACCGACTCGGGAGCGAGCAGCCGACGCCCCATGGCCGTGCGTCCCTCAGCGAGCAGCATCCGCCCGAAGGCGAGCCAGTCGTCGACGGTCGACACGAGACCGCCGGCGCCGGACGGGAACGCGGGCGGGCTGCTCCACTGTCCGTCGGGGGCGTCGAGCAGTTCGAGTCCGCTCTCGGGATCGCGTTCCGGCCCGGCCTCGGGCCCGGCCGCGTAGTAGCTGGTGAATCGGTCGAGTTTGCCGGGCGGCACGGAGAACGCGGTGTCGCTCATCCCCAGTGGCTCGAACAGGCGCTCCGCCAGGAACTCGGGCAGCGGCGCCCCTGTGACCCGGGAGATCAGTACGCCCTGGAGGTCGGAGCTGAGGTTGTAGAGCCAGCCGTCGCCGGGCTGGTGCAGGAGCGGGATCCGGGACAGCGCGGCCATCCAGTCGTCCGGCGCCGGAACGGCCCGCGGCTGCGGAGGCCCCTGCTTCAGTTCGCTGAAGAGCGGCGCGAGCGCGGGCAGGGAGAAGTCGGACGGGAATCCGTATCCGGCACGGGAGGCGAGCAGATGGAAGACGGTGATGGGCCGGACCGCCGGGACCACGTCGTCCACCGGTGAGGCGGGCGTGCGGACGACAGTCGGCGACGCAAGCTCCGGGAGCCACTCTCGGACCGGGTCGTCCAGCCCGATCCGGCCCTCCTCGACCAGCATCATGACGGCCGCGGCGACGAGGGGTTTGGTCAGCGACGCGATACGGAAGATCGAGTCCCTGGCCATCGGGGCGGTGCCCTCGACGTCGACGTACCCGACGGCCGCGACCTCCTCGCCCCCGTCACCCCGGCTGCCCCGGTCACCGCGGGCCACCAGGCCCACCGCTCCCGCCACGGAGCTGTTGCTGACGTGCGTCTCCAGAGTTTTGCGCAGATCGGCCATGAGTCCACCCTCTCAGCCCGGACCCGATACGCAGCGTCGATTCATGCGGCAGGTGCGTACGCAAAAGCCCGGTCTGCCGGGCAGCGGCGTGATGACGCCGCTGCCCGGCAGACCGGCTGGGGTGGTGTGGGGGTGCCACCCGCGCGGGGGCTCAGCCCCCGATGTTCACATCGATGCAGGCGTAGAAGGCGTTGGAGGTGTCGGCGATGTTCCACACCGCGAGCACCTTCTGCTTGCCGCTGAGTCCGCCGAAGTCGACCTTGTGCGTGACGGTCTCGCCCGGCTGGGCGCCCCCGTCGTCGACCTCAGCGATCTTGTTGCCGCCGACGAAGTACTGCCAGGTGCTTGTGCTGTGACGTGCCGTCAGCTTCCAGCTGAACTCCTGCGACGAGCCGACATCGGTGACCTTCCAGCCCTTGCTGTCGTCGTCCAGGTCGGCGAACCGCGCGTTGCCGCCGCTGCACGTCGTCTGCCCCTTGGGGCCTTCGACACTCTGCGGTTCGTTGGTGATCTCGCCGCAGGACACGGTGCCTGCCGCGCACTGTGCCTGACGGCTCGGGGGCGAGGAGACGTAGCCGTGCGCGCCGGCCGGGGTGACGGAGGCCAGGACGAGCACGGGCGCGAATCCCGCGCCAAGAGCGGCTGCCAGCTTCTGTTTCTTGTTCATCTCTGTTCCCTCTGAGTGGGGGGATGAGGGGCGAGAGACAACCGGGCGCCTCGGTCGACTCATTGGCCTAGACCATACTGGTTGTCAGGGCTCAGTCAACCCTTCAAGTACTCCCGGTGGTACGGAAGTTGCGCCTGGGACTAGGCGGAGAAGCCCAGAACCAGGGCGCCGACCACCGGCGCCGCGTACAGCCGCGTCACTGCTCTGACGGGTCGCGACGAGGGAATGTGACCGGCGGACGCCACCTGGCGTGTGACCTGGGGCACGCATGGCCGAGGCTGCCTGCTGGAGAGACGTTGGGACATGTGGGCGAGACAGAAGGCCATTCTGCGGCTCATCCGATCTCCCTAGGGTTGAGGACATCAACCGGACGAACCCAGGCCGGACGAACCCAGGAGAGTTACCGTGCGCGCAGTGATCCAGAAGTCCTTCGGCGGGCCCGAGGTCCTTGAGGTCGTGGAGGCCGAACGGCCGAAGCCGTTGGTCGGCGAGGTCCTCGTCAAGGTCCACGCCAGCGCAGTCAACCCGGCGG from Streptomyces sp. BA2 encodes:
- a CDS encoding serine hydrolase domain-containing protein, translated to MADLRKTLETHVSNSSVAGAVGLVARGDRGSRGDGGEEVAAVGYVDVEGTAPMARDSIFRIASLTKPLVAAAVMMLVEEGRIGLDDPVREWLPELASPTVVRTPASPVDDVVPAVRPITVFHLLASRAGYGFPSDFSLPALAPLFSELKQGPPQPRAVPAPDDWMAALSRIPLLHQPGDGWLYNLSSDLQGVLISRVTGAPLPEFLAERLFEPLGMSDTAFSVPPGKLDRFTSYYAAGPEAGPERDPESGLELLDAPDGQWSSPPAFPSGAGGLVSTVDDWLAFGRMLLAEGRTAMGRRLLAPESVRRMTTNQLTTPERESAGLFLEGMGWGFGGAVDVEAVEPWNVPGRYGWVGGTGTTAHITPSTGTVTLMFSQLQMGGPSFPELMRDFWRYAAGTSAAGTT
- a CDS encoding lytic polysaccharide monooxygenase auxiliary activity family 9 protein, whose protein sequence is MNKKQKLAAALGAGFAPVLVLASVTPAGAHGYVSSPPSRQAQCAAGTVSCGEITNEPQSVEGPKGQTTCSGGNARFADLDDDSKGWKVTDVGSSQEFSWKLTARHSTSTWQYFVGGNKIAEVDDGGAQPGETVTHKVDFGGLSGKQKVLAVWNIADTSNAFYACIDVNIGG